In the Callospermophilus lateralis isolate mCalLat2 chromosome 7, mCalLat2.hap1, whole genome shotgun sequence genome, ACACAAAAAACCTAAAGTCTGTGCTCATAATCATAATTCTGTACTATAAAATGTAGTTTCtggggctgcagttgtggctcagtggtagagtatttgccaagCATGTGCAAGgagctaggtttgatcctcagcaccacataaaaataaaaaggtattatgttcatatacaactaaataaattttttttaaaaacatagttcctgtggctcagtggtagagcactcacctcgaacatgtgagaccctgggtttgatcctcaacaacacataaaaataaataagtgaaataaaggtattgtgtctaactacaactagaaaataaatatttaaaaaaaaacatagttcCTCTCCTTAGGAAGCATACATTCTTGTTAATAATACTAGAATTGAAAACAATTAACAGGTACAAAGACTTATGTGGCACATTTGTAATTCCATCAACTTgggagctgaggcagaagaatctcaagtttgaggtcagcctcagtaacttataaaaagagctggggaatatagctcaatggtaaagcgccctgagttcaatctccagtaccaaaccaaaccataccaaacaaaaacaaaaacaaaaaaaaacagcaacaaaacaCACTTtaaggctgggattatggcttagcagtagagcactcacctagcaaatGAGATGCCaatgtgggttcaatcctcagcaccacatataaatgaataaaggtattgtgtccacgtacaactaaaaaaaaaatattaaaaaaaaaacacattttataGGGCCAAGACTCTGCTGGGTTTTATGCATATTGATAATTTGTCTGGCAGACCTATGGAAACAGGTGCTACAGATccttttgcagatgagaaaatagACTTTGGCAAATAATTTAAATTTGCCCAAGATACCAAAATGATTAAATGGTAGAGCCAGAAGTCGAAACAGATACACACAGAATTACCATGCAAGGAACGTGATGAAATGTGAAGTGAGTAATTCTATGTAGCTGCTGTCAAAAGTCAGAGGTGAGAAGGAAAGACTTCATGGTCTTCTTGTGGTCAGGAATGATCACAGAAGGACAGTAATAGAAATCCTGGCAACTTGTAGGGCCCTGTGTTGAAAATATTCACACAGTTTAGTTTGTTGTATGCTTTTGTAATGAAAGTATTTTTATTCCCAAtttgacagatgaggaaatggaTTTTCTGCATTATGTCCCAGGTGATCTAGCTAGTAAAAGACATGGCTAAAATTGAAAGCTACCTTTGTCTCTCACATGGGAGCTCTTGTGTTACAAGCTTTCCATGGTTCCATCTTGCTTTTAGGTTGTGCAGGAGCCACACCGATAGAGATGAGTGGAAAAGGCAAACGTGAAAGGACACTAAGGAAGATGAtccgggctgggctggggctcagtggtagagcactagcctagcatgtgtggggcactgggtttcaacctcagtaccacatggaaggaagggagggagggagggagggaaagagaaagaaagaagaaaggaagttattgtgtccacctacaactaaagttaaaaaaaaaataaagataatacatAAACAAGAGCATCAGACTgaaaggaaggaatgaaggaagaagaaagaaaggtattgtgtccatctacaactaaaatttaaaaaacaaaaaaacaaagataataCATAAACAAGAACATCAACTGTATCCATAGAAAAAGAAAGTTGACATGCTTGACCAGTGCTAAAGGTCTTCACTTTGGGAAGAAGCCCTTTATTCACACAGCTTTCATGAATACATAAATTCTATAAATGCCGGTTTCTGCTATTATCATGGAAATTTCTAGAGTCTAGAAATGGGCATGGTTGTaagggcctgtaatcccagcagctctgagtctgagacaggagaatgtcaaattcaaggccagcctcagcaatttagtaatgcTCTAGGAAACTTAGTGAGCcctagcctcaaaataaaaaaaaattaaaaagggctgggaatttagcttagtggtaaagtgcccctgggttaaatactcagtatcctaaaaaaaaaagaagaagaaaaattcaaaGATTCAAATCATGGCTGAATCCTTTCATATCTTgtgaattaacacccataaaaggGGACTGGTTAAAAAACATAAGGACTATATCTTAGCTGTTGCTGTAGCCTGACATCCTGCCCTGAGCTTGGCTTGCAGTTTCGGCAGAGAAGTTTGTACAGATACGAAGAAGTCATCGTCTATAGAACTTGGAATGTCAATTAAGGAATTTAACAATGAAAATATCCTAAATAAGATAATAGGTAACAAATTCAACAGGGTATTTAAATGATACATCATGACACATAGGAGTTATGGCAAGAGAACACAATGGCTCAATAGCAGAAAATCTGTCAATATCGTTGACCACATTAATGAGTTAAAggattgaaaaaaaatcataatttttccttcatacttagtAGAAAAAAATTGATGCAATAGCATTAAGATCAAGactaaggggctggggctgtagctcagcggctagagcacttgcctagcatgcgtcaggcactgggttcgatcctcagcaccacataaaaataaacaaataggggctggggatgtggctcaagcggtagcgcgcttgcctggcatgcgtgcagcctggttcgatcctcagcaccacatacaaacaaagatgttgtgtccgccaaaaactaaaaaataaatattaaaaaaaaataaaataaataaacaaataaaataaagacattctgtgctaagagccacagccaagtaatatgatgcatggcatttttggttgaaaggtgacgccagcaagccattgagatgatatgattatgttaagatttgcattcatatggatattggactcctgctgtccacctcggcctgctatAGGACTcctagagagttcccattggttggggaagtgcagtaggagggaattccggaggaagaACCtcttcttgggatccaggaggacgGCAGTGTGGGTCGATTGGAAATCTTCCCGGGCCTTGGCAGcagtttcaaaaaaaataaagtctgttcctgcttgagtggctcgtgattttgtgcccagccagactgcggcaattctgttcatctacaactacaaaattaaaaaaaaaaaaagatcaagacTAAGTCATGGAAGCTAGTTATTAACATAAGTATTTCCTAGAGCATGGGAGAGTTAGGCCATCTTTTTCAGAcaagaaaaactgaaagaagTATATAAGAATAGAAAAGTAAGAGATGTAACAGTCATTGTTTGTCAATGATATGACAATCTgtagggaaaacaaaacaaaacaaaagaatcaacagGCAAGCTATtgaaacagcattttttttttgggggggggggatgctGGTGCTTGGGATCACACCTATGGCCTCAAGCACgctagtgagcactctaccactagctATATATTCCGACCCACTAGGATAAAAAATGTAATAAAGGGCTGgaatcagtagtagagtgcttgcctagcatgtgcaatgcCATGGATTTGATCTTCAGCATCCCTTCCCCCCTCAAAAACAAAGTACTAAAAAATACAATACTGTCTACAGTAACAACTAAACTGTAGGGTATTGCCAGGATAAACGAATCTTTTCCATAAAGGGACAGACAGTAAATAATTTGCATTTTGTCAGTCTTATGGTCTCTATTGAAGCTACTCAAATCTGGCATTATAGTACAAAGCAGCCATAGACAATTGTTAAAAGAATAAATgtggaggggttggaggggaagggacctggtatggggtaattaatgatggtggaatgtgatgatcattactatccaaaggacacgtatgaagacacgaattggtgtgaatatactatgtatacaaccagagatatgaaaaattgggctctatatatgtgataaaaattgtaatacattcttgtgtcatatgtaaataaaaatttacataaaaaagaatgaatgtggatgtgttccaataaaactttatttacaaaaacaggtgGCAGGCTGATATGCATGAGTTTGTTGACTATAGAAATTAGCATAAAAGCAATGCTTAAGAAGtttgtcaagaaaaaaaaaattaaactccaTTCAGGACATAAGAAGTCCTGAATAAATGTCATACTTGGGATGATCTCAGCAGTGTGAAGATTTTAATTCATGTTTACCAAATATTCAGAGTACCTACCATAGTCCAGATGTTGTGGGTGCTAGGGATGTGTGCATAAAAGCACACCTTCTCTCTTGGCAGTTTCTTCAATGCTGCCTAGAAgagaacaaaacaaaccacctgtcCCATTAATCTCACATTCTAGTAGAAAAACAGTGAAATAATAGAAAGAAAcgctatacttaaaaaaaaaaaaagtcaaataagaTAAAGAGATAGATAGTCGAGAGTGACAAGGAGTGATGGTGCTATTTAATTTAATATAGTCAGGGAAGGCTTCTCTGACATTTTAGCAGAGACTTGAAAGAGGTAAAGTCAGCCAGCCACACTGAATTCAGAGGGAATGTCCCACATAAGGTTGCCAGTTACCTCCCAAATTAGTCTGGACATATTCAATAATATCAGTAAAACCTCCTCTAAACTGAATATGAAAGAATAAGATCTACAAAAGCAACATCTATTATGAAGGGGAAAAATAAAGTAGAGATACCTGCTCTACTGGTAGAACTAGCTCTACCACAAAGCCACagtaataaaaacatcattcAACTGGCACTTAACAAAGAAAAATACCAATGGAATAGCAAGGAGACTTAGAAATAAAGTATATATACATGGAAACTTAATGTGTGTTAAAGGTGACATAATAAGCACTTGGAAGATTGTTTTTTATATGGTGGGAGAAAAACGAATTCACTGTAGGGAGAAGAAAgctgtatttttatttgaaacCATATAGAAAATGGAAtccaaatggatcaaagacctaaatgtGAAAGATAAAACTCAAGCTAATGTAAAAAAATGTAGGAAAATCATGTTACCTAGGGGTACAGAAagaatagggctggagatatagttcattggtagagcatttgcccagcatgtgcaaggccctgggttgaatttccagtaaaacacacacacgcgcgcgcgcgctcacacacacacacacacacacacacacacacacacagacttcatAAACAAGATTTTAAACCATTAGGACATctgctggaatgtggctcagtggttgaacaagGTCCTGAGTTTGGTCTCTAGGACAAAAAATCGAACAAACACAAACAGAAACTCTCGAAATTCAGGATATCTACTTAACTAATGACAGCAAAGACAAAGTTAACATGAAGAGAGAGGATATTCACAAAGTTAAGAACAAAGAAATAATGTCTAGAATACACAAAAAATACAACAGGAAATCAAATAGAAAAAGGGTTAAGGATGTAAGTAGATATTGGGAGAAGGCACTGCAGAATTTAAAACAAACACAGGATTAAtgtttagaatatataaagaatttctgCAAACCAACAAGACAAGAaatcaaatgggaaaaaaatgagaaaagaataTAGATAATCTTAGtttcacatattaaaaatatctatacataaatgagccgggcacagtggctcacCCCTGTAGTCCCAGAGACTTGGtgggctgaggtaagaggatggaaaaatagaggccaggggctgggttgtagctcagtggtagagtgcttcctagCATTTTGTGAGGCTCTggcttcaattctcagcatcgtgtataaataaataaaataaaggcctactgataactaaaaaataaaaaagatagagGCCAATCTCTGCAACTAAGGgataccctaagcaacttagtgagaccctgtctcaaaataaaaaggactggagatttagctcagaggtaaatcatcatccctgggttcaatctccagtatcatacacacaaaaaaactcctgtttaatttattataatcagagaaatgcatatcaaaataaccaaaagatgggctggggatgtggctcaagcggtagcgcgctcgcctggcatgcatgtggcccgggtttgatcctcagcaccacatacaaacaaagatgttgtgtctgcagaaaactaaaaaataaatattaaaattctctctctctctctctctctctctctctctcttaaaaaaaacaaaaacaaaaacaaaaacccaaaggatgccatttgggctggggttgtggctcagtggcagagcacttgccttgcacatatgaggcattgggatcaatcctcagcaccacataaaaataaataaataaagatattgtgtctatgtataactaaaaaaaaaatttttttaaatatgccattttatatccatCAAACTAGCAAAGACTAGAATTAACAACCCAAAGGACTGGTAAGGATGtcgatatttatttttatgtaatggcACAAGGAACACAAATGATACAAGccatttgtttgttggttggttggttggtggtacaggggattaaacccaggggtgcttaagcactgaaccacatccccagccctttttatattttgttttgagacagggtctccctaagttgcttggggcctcgctaaattactaaggctggctttgaactcataatgctcctgccttggcctctgagctgctgggattacaagtatgcaccaccatgctgggCATGGTGCAGCAATTCTGAAAAGCAatctgagccaggtgtggtggtgcacttctgtaataccagtgactggggtggttgagacaggaggatcacaaatacaAAGCCAGCCTGGGAATTAGGGAGACTgtctcaacattaaaaaaaaaaaaaaaggctggggatatagtgcaGTGATAAAATGCCGCTGGGTTCAACACCTGGtaccacaaacaacaacaacaacaacaacaaaagcagtcTGGCAATAATTGGTAGGCCCAAACATGCCCATAGCTatataatttaaagaaattttcacAGTAATCttattttagcattttttatGATAGTGGAAAGTAGAAGGAAATCTATCATCAAGGGTCTGAATGAATAAAACATTGGATATGTGCCTGGATTTTGGAGGTGGAGTGCATGAGTTGAAATTCCATCTCCACCACTTACTAGTTTGACTCTAGACAACAGAAGTAGAATTTAGAAACCTCTCCATGCCTCacactcatctataaaatgagaataaaatctATCTCACAGGGTTGTAATAAAAAGTATGTGAGTGAAAACATTTAAAGCACCTGTTACAGAGTTATGTGGTATTTAAGTACTAATATTACTACCATTAATATGAAAGTAtaagactggagttgtggctcagtggtagagaacttgcctagcatgcacaaggtactgggttctccttctccttctccttctcctcctcctcctcctcctcctcctcctcctcctccttcttctcctccttctccttctccttcttctccttctcttctccttctcctcctcctcctcctcctcctcctcctcctcctcctcctcctcctccttctccttcttcttcttcttcttctcttttttttttgtacaagggattgaacccaggggcacttagccactgagtcacatccccagcccttttctatattttaagacagggtctcactgagttcttaggtcctcgctaaattgctgaggctagttttgaactggtaatcctcctgtctcagccttcagagccactgggattacaggcattgtgccaccatgcccagcccagcccttctttttcattttgatttgagacaggggcttatgaagttgcctaggctgatcttgaaattgtgattctcctgcctcagcctcctaagaacCTGGTCTTAAAGGTATGTACCACACTGCCAGAACaatgttaatattttttaaataaagtttttagttgtagattggacacaatacctttattttggttatttttatgtagtgtcagaatggaacctagtgcctcacacatgctcagcaagtgctctaccactgagccacaaccccggcccacaATGTTATTTTTTGAGGGGTGGGGGGgtaccggagattgaactcaggggcactcaaccactgagccacatccccaaccctattttgtattttatttagggacagggtctcactgagttgtttaccctcgcagttactgaggctgactttgaactcgcgatcctcctgactcagcctcccgagtgctgggattacaggcatgcgccaccatgcccggctcaaaacattaatttttttttaacagtttgcAAAAACACACTTTATTCCTGTCAAAGCAGTTTTACAAACATTGCATCATTTGCCGTGCAGGcaggaaaaatattaatttttaaaagcaaaaaatgatagactggggatgtggctcagaggcagagtgatTACAagctgtgagacactgggtttgcctGCCAGCAGtgtgcaaaaataaataataggaaCATAAATGATGGCGCAGTATCATTTATGTGAATTTTACATACCCACTTAACTACTTATGATAGTGGAAAGTAGAAGGAAATCAGACAGGCATCACAAACATATCAAAGATCTCTATCTGAGTGTGTGCCTAGAGGTTGGAGGGAGTAAGAGTAGAGGTTAGAATGGGAGTGGttgagctggagttgtggctcagtggtaaagcgcttgcctagcatgtgtaaggcactgagttcgattctcaacaccatatataaataaaataaagacaactaaaaaaaaaaaaattaaaaaaaaaaagaatgtgggggTGGTGGGGTCTGTGATACACAccggtaatcccagtggcttaggaggttgaggcaggaggattgcgagttcaaagccagtctcagcaacttagtgaaaccctgtctcaaaataaaaagtaaaaatgggctggggagggctggggatgtggcttaagcggtaaggCGCTTGCcccgcatgcgcggggcactgggttcgatcctcagcaccacataaaaataaaataaagatgtgtccgccaaaaaactaaaaaataaatattaaaaaaaatgggctggggatatggctcagtggttaagtgcctctgggttcaatccttggtataaaacaaaataaaaataaatgggggGAATAAAGGTGGAGACTACAAAAGAAAGGGTCTTACCTGAATCATTATGCTAATATGCTATTAACAGCAATATGTCATAACAGAgagtggcatgcgtgcggcccgggttcgattctcagcaccacatacaaacaaagatgttgtgtctgccaataactaaaaaataaatattaaaaaattctctctctctctctctctctcctctctcactctctctttaaaaaaaaataaaaaaataaaataaaaaatgaaaagggctggagatgtgcctcagaggttaagcaccccagAGTCAATCCCTCGTGTCCTCCACAAAAAATAGTACATACCTTTTGACTCAGCAGTTCCCTAAATTTATCCTGAATAATCATAGCTATCAATAAAGACTTAATCAAAAGCACTAGCATTATAGCATTGTGCATAAAAGCAAAACATtggaataaaactaaaaatccaAAAGTAGAGCAATCAATTTATTGCAAATTTAAATGATAAAAATACAAAGAGTAATTATAACTGCCAATATTTAAATACTAGCTCTGCTAATCAAAGCTGTATAACCTAGAAAAAGATAATTACTCTGTACCTGTTTACAAAAtgggtctttttatttatttattttttaatggtgcTAGGTACCAAGGTCTCAGGCACTctaaagcaagtgctctgccactgaattaTACCTCCTGGCCCAAAAGGGTCTGGTTTAACATAAATAAAGAACTTGggttaagctatggaaccaacctgggtgcctgtcaacagatgaatgtggataaagaaaatgtggtacatacacacaatagaatattactcacccataaagaagaatgaaattatggcatttgtctgTAAATGAAtagaactagagactatcatgctaagtgaaataagccaatcccaaaaaccaaaggctgaatggaagttcactggattttgtgaagttcattctcctttgtctaaaggagaatgaagggaacagAGGGAGGATGTGACTAGCAAAgatagaatgaatcaaacataactttcttctgttcatatatgaatacatgaccagggtaactccacatcatatacaatcacaaaaatgggaagttataccccACGTATGTAggtaaaatacattctactgttatgcacaaaaagaataaaaaaataaagaatttaggaCAGCACTGTAACATGATTAGAACCCAATAaatgagggttttttttgttttttttgttttttttttttacatttacaaAAGAACACTATAGATTAATATCCTGGGAAATAAATAGAAACCCAATATGTATGAAGtgtttttataaaaacaaatatatagctgggcacagtggtgcacacctgtagtcccagcagctgggaggctgaggcaggagaatcttgagttcaaagccagcttcagcaaacaggcactaagcaactcagtgagaccctgtctctaaataatataaaatagggctgggtatgtggctcagtgggttcaatccccagtacccccccaaaatcaaaacaaatatatatgtgtatatatatgtatgtacataaatttATAAAAACTAAAGACTAGAAAGCTACATACCAAAATAGAATTAGTGTATTTCCTTAGatattatttttactattttgtACTTTAAAATGTCTCATCAACAAATGTGCCACTTTATGATAAGTGAGAActaccattttcataaaattaaaactaagggactagaggtatagctcagtgataaagtacctggcaagcatgcttgaggcccagggtttgatcttgagcaccacaaacaaacaaaaaattaaaactaagaatTACCCTTATTGTTGCTTCAACTGCTAATGAATCTCCCCTGAGGGTATAAAATAAGAGACCAAAGAAGCAGAAttatagacatttttaacagcttTTATTACTATTCAACACAAGCTCACAGGCTCTGTTACAAACCTTACACATAATAATTAAGAGACTTTTCTTTCCAAAGCTAATTTGTCCCAGTTTCCCTTCTTTATGCAGAGGGATTAGACATATTCTGTGTTATCCTGAGCCTTTAATTTAAAAAGGCTGCcatggctgggtgtggtgacacacacgtgtaatcccagcggtttgggaggctgaggcaggaagataccaagttcaaagccagcctcagcaatttagggagatcctaagcaactcagcgagaccctgtttctaaataaaatacaaaaaagggctgagaatgtggctcagtggttaagcgtccctAGGTTCAGTTCCAAataccaaaaaattttaaaaaattttaaaaaataaaaataaaaaggctgccaTGAATGTGAAACCTCACGAGGAATACACTGCAAAGAACCAAGTAAATTCTCACTGTCCTTCCTGAGCAACACCTGGCTGGCAGTGGTAAACTGGGGCatttttaacatctttttttCTAACATATGAGGACAGACTGTCTTAGTCACATGAGCCTTTTGGGGTCTATTTTCTCCAGGTGAACCAGAGGTTTCAGCTGCTCAGCAAAGTTCCTCATGTCATCAGAGACCACGTCCTGCCCGGCTGGTGCAACAACACTTAATTCCACAAGATAGGAGAGCGACAAGGCTTCAGTGCTGTCTGTGTTCCCTGGCACCAGGATGCGGAAAATCTTGTATACCATAATCTTCATAATGCCCTTACGAAACAAGTGTCCCTTGGCAACAAACTCATGGTCCATGCGGAAGCCCATTTCCATCAAGAAATCTGTGAGGTTTTCAGATGTGGCAATGTCCACACAGTTTCGCACCAAAGCATATCGGTTCTTGTCTCCCATTTCTGGCTGTCCCAGGTAACGAAGATGCCAGGGTGCCCCTGCTCTATCCATAGAGCG is a window encoding:
- the Med18 gene encoding mediator of RNA polymerase II transcription subunit 18 codes for the protein MEAPPVTMMPVTGGTINMMEYLLQGSVLDHSLESLIHRLRGLCDNMEPETFLDHEMVFLLKGQQASPFVLRARRSMDRAGAPWHLRYLGQPEMGDKNRYALVRNCVDIATSENLTDFLMEMGFRMDHEFVAKGHLFRKGIMKIMVYKIFRILVPGNTDSTEALSLSYLVELSVVAPAGQDVVSDDMRNFAEQLKPLVHLEKIDPKRLM